From the genome of Nicotiana tabacum cultivar K326 chromosome 2, ASM71507v2, whole genome shotgun sequence:
TCCTTGACCTAGGCTTTAGGGTCTGCTTCTTTGGTAGAGCTATTCCTGAGGTTTGGGAACTCAAATATATATGAGCTCAGTTTACATGATAGACAAGGAAATGGGGTGATACATTTCACGTGGAAAGCAATTGatattttttcccaaaaaaagTAGGACGTAGAAAGCAATCATGTCAGAATTTTAAGTTGTATAAATATAACACATTACATGTACGGATACacatacaaaaaaagaaaagaaataactgaCAAAAAAAAAATGGTAGTTGATTCATGTTGTGTTATTCTTAGTGGTggcacacacacaaaaaaaaaaaaaaaaataactgcaaaaaaaacaaaaaaaaatggtaGTTGATTCATGTTGTGTTATTCTTAGTGGTGGCAAATGGGCGGGTTGGGTCGGATTTGGGCGGGTTAAAAATGGGTCCAGTAAAAATGAGTTGGGTCTCAAACCGCCCATATTTCATGCGGGTCAAAAACAGGTTGAGTGTCAAATGGGCGGGTTGAATATGGGTTAACCCATATTATATAAGtttaattcttttcttcaaatGCAATTTATAATTTTCCTTTTGCTCAGATTATTTAGTAACATAAGCTAAACGGGAATAATATATATTCTTCTTCATTAAATTTATTCAAATTTGACTCTCATATTGTAAACTTAAGTTACTCTTCCACAAAATAtgacaatttttatttttggaagaaaatatGCTTAATGCACATCAAGCAATATCACTAAAAATATATGATTATGTGTATTTTTCACTTTGTTCATATATTGTCTGCAATTATAAAActaaacaaattcaaaaaaaagtatactataaatagaaagatactatttatattcaaaaaatatattaaaaaaatccaCTAATAGTACATGACTCTGTACAAATTCAACGTTGAAATAtgtgctccataactaaaaagaaaatactattttttttgttttaaaaagaaagtactctttctacagTATGAAAAAAAGtaatcattttgttgaaatgaaacaaaatactttttctacatcatgaaaagaaaatactcatttgttgaaatgaaaggaaatattttttctacatcatgaaaagaatatgttgttttcttttgttgttgaaatgaaagaaaatattttttttcactcattttgttgaaatgaaaaagaaagtactcttaatAGTATTTCTATTGAATTGGGTGTGGGGGGTTGGGATGATAGTGGTGGGGGTAGGGGGGGTGGAGTAGGGTGGGATAGGGGTGGGAGTGGGTGGGGGTGTAGGGGATGGGGAATAGGGTGGGGAAaattgaaaaagagttttgaaaaatgttttcccttTTTGATAAGGAAAACAATTTCCTCcaatttgagaaaaatgagttcatgaggaaaatattttccaaaacatttaagccaaccaaatatGATAAAGTTGGAAGATAACTCACTAGGTTAACCCATATTTTACCCACGTTTTACCCATGAATACCCATATTTCTACGGGTTGAATATGGGTTGAAGCCGAAATTTACCCAACTTAAATATCACTCATCCAACCCACCAAAATATGGGCGGATTGGGCGGGTTGACAAAATATGGGCTCATTGCACTAGTTATTCTTAGTGACGTCAAGCTTTCAGTTAATATGTTTAAAGAAAGACATGTCAATGATATACATTCTTCATTATTCAACTGTCAGTTCTACCTGTCATCCTAATCAACGGAGGTCCTAACTTTTAAACCTTTCATCTCACAAGGAACGGAGAGAAAGAGAACCTTTTTCCCAGAACATCCATTTTGTTGCAACGTGCTATAGGCACAGAGTTTACGCCGACTGTTAAAATAAAGAATGAAGGAATGAAACCTTTAGACAGTCTCAGTAAACATAGCAAGTTTCATTAACTTTCCAGTGGGTGCTATACTTGATGCAGCATTTGACATGAGCATAGTGACATTATAGTGACGTCCCGGTTAGTACAGTTCCTGGTTACGAGAACACAGGGTTCCTGACTAACAGCAGCTCTTGGCGCAGGACGAGGAAAGGGAGTTGCAACAGTTCATTTAGGATCTTTTATCCTTGAGGAGTCTTGTGAATAACCTCTTTTTATTCCTGGATTTTATATTGTTTTTGATGATGATCAGGTCAGAACAACAGTGTTTGTGATTGGCAATGTACTGTACCATTCTCTCCTTATCTCTTTTCTAATGGTAATTTTTTCttgaaattgtgttacatggacTATTGAGTCACTACTTTTGTGTTGTAATGGAGAACTTTGCTACATTCTAGATGTTCTTGTTCCAAGTGTTACGACATTGACACTGCCAATGTGGGTGGAGCTCATTCACTTAATAGAGCAGTTAACTATAAATCAGAAGATGATCCAATAATGGCAGGGGAAAAAATCCTTCAGGGTCAAATTAGGAGTAATTTGCTTGTTACAAGATGGTTTATCGTCCTTTCTATATGTTCAAGGTAGTTGGCTCCTTCCCGGTCTTCACCTTAGTCTAGAGAAGATAAAAATTGCTTAGATACTGCTTCCCAAGCATCACTTTGGCATTTTATTTTAATCTTGTTTATGCTTTCTGAATTTCGACCATCTAGTTTCCTGATTACCCTTGATCTTAAGATTGTATAGAGGTGGCAGATAAACTTCGAAgtacaaaaattattttctcatcTTATTGAAAATATGCCTAACTAACAGGTATCTATATTGGGGATAATAAAGTCATTCACTTCACAAGACGTGGTCAAGAAGTTGGAACTGGGACTATTTTGGATCATATCTTGGTAAGCTCGATTCCAAATCGGTCTCCTGTGCCTTGCACCAACTGCACCCCACCATCAGAAGGTCATGGAGTAGTTTCGTCATGTTTGGACTGCTTTCTTGCTGGAGGTATCCTCTATCGCTTTGAATATGCTGTGAGCCCTGCTGTCTTCCTCGCGAAAGCACGCGGAGGAACCTGCACTCTTGCAGTCTCCGACCCAGATGACATTGTGGTCCATCGAGCAAACTACCTCCTTACGAATGGCTTTGGATGCTACAATGTGTTCAAGAACAACTGTGAGGACTTTGCCATCTATTGTAAGACAGGACTACTCGTGGTAGATCAAAGTACTATGGGCCAAAGCGGACAAGCAGTGTCTATAATTGGTGGACCACTTGCAGCTGTTATGTCAACACCACTACGTCTTGTCACAACCAATGTATACGGGATGGTAGCGACAGCTGTTGGGGTTTATTGTGCCAGCCGCTATGCAGCTGATATCGGCATGCGGACGGATGTGATGAAGGTGTCTGCGGAAGATCTAACAACGAGGCTAACAACTGGCTTGTTGCAGGTTGTTGAACCGAACCTTGCAGCTTTGCCACCTACTGTTAGCTAGTATTATTTCTTTATATGTAATGTATTTAGAATTGGAAAGTGAACGTTCTTTTTAAGCCATTGGAGCCTCTTGCTATATGTCCAAGGCTCTATGCCTGTTGTGCTTTATTACGTGCTGTTTCGCCTCCAAAAACTTGTAATCGACTATTGTAATTGTGATGTTTAATTTCATTCCCCCTTCACCTTATATGTTCCTTTTTCAGTTTGCTAATTTTGCAATTTAACTTTATGTGATCCAAAAGATCAGTTCAGTAATAAATCGAAGAAAAATACTCTCACGGGAAAAGACGAACGCATTTGAAATGTCTATTTATCAGAAAGTAGAAAGGTTTCCACTTTTATTCCGGCATCATATCAAAACAGATCACCCATTCTTGCTAGCTTGTGAATCCGCCAATTCCCCCCTCCCAAACCCATACCCATTCTCTCTTTCTGAATCAAAGATACAGCTCTGCAATGACTAGTTGCACCAAATTCAAGATATTCTcttttttcaaatttctgtttttcctCATAATTTATTTGTATCATTAAGATGCAAAATCTTGCATTCATTTCCTTAGGTGTGTGGGATGAgtagaaactatttttttgaatAAGCATCTAATACATCGTATAATTTCACCATGTCACTCGCCCACATGGGGCCCTGCCAAGTGATACAACCATTATCTTAAAGACAAGGTACCAGCTCAATGAAGTTGGAGAATTTGAAGATGAATATTTGTGAATGTTTTCGTAACATACTGTTGTAAAAAAGAAGCGTGATGTATTCATGAAGATTGGGCAAAATTGGAGCCCTATCATACATGGGCGGATTTAGGCCGTTGTTCATTTCGCCAAACTATGTATTTTACGTATATATTTCTTAAAACGGATCTAATATTATATGTCGGCCCCTGTGTTTCAAGAAGGTTGAGCGGTGCACTGAATACTGAGTTTTATTTATTCAAAGGAACATGGATTGATTCTCACATTCTTTTCTCGCTTTTTCAGTAGTGCACCTATGTTCTAGAAATCCTAGATCCGTCAGCGATATCGTATGGTGATCAATTCTATTCTCTTGCATTCATATCTTGAAGCTGATAATAGAAAAGAGTTCCAAGTTTTTATATGATGGGGAATTATGATAAATAGCCTATAATAATGCgttaaattaatatatatatatatatatatatatatatatatatatacacacacacacacacacacactccgGTGGATGAGGTAAATGGCATAGTTTGTCTGTGCACTAAGCTTTAAGAAagaaagatttttgaaacttgtatttTCAAAACATATCACAACATTTATGTGATTATAAAACTTTGAAACTagtaatcttaaatatatatatatatactataaaatTTACGTGCTTGTGAAAGCTTCTCTAATTAAGGGTAAATGATAAGTTCAAAATTAAGAGTTTCCAAATATGAAAATGTGTTATAGTTTTGGAAGGGTCTGATACGGAAATATAGTATGATAGAAGTTGGAACAAGGAGTACAATTAAGATGAAAAGAAAACCATGAATGGCACGTTGGCTACGACTCTCGACAAGAAAGCATTTATTTGTATGCAAGTGTGTAACACCAAACAAGATTCGATAAATGACAAATACATAAAAGTAGTGGAGTTAATAGTATAGTTCCAAGAAGATAAATATTTTAGGCTGAGGAATTAATCCCAGCTATGTATCACATTGAAGGAAATGGAGTGAGCCTAGTGAGTGGAACACAAACCAAAGGATTAGCTCTAGGAAGGGTAATGCCAGGTGCCTCTTCCATGTCCACTTTACCACTAACCTTCCATTCAAAGCACTGAATCATGGCAGCAAGACTTGTCTGAACCAATTGTAATGCCATTGAAGTTCCAGGGCAACCTCTTCTCCCACTCCCAAATGGTAGAAAATGATAGTGTTGTCCCCTTACATCCAACTGGTCCTTTAGAAATCTTTCTGGTAAAAATTCAAGTGGATTTTCCCAATATTGTGGATCCCTATTGATTGCCCACGTATTGACTAGTAGCCTAGTGTTTCCTGGTACAAGATAACCGCCGATGCAACAATCTTCAGTTGATTCTCTGATGATCATAGGCCCTGTAGGGTGTAGTCTCAGAGTTTCTTTAACAATGGCTTCAAGGTAAGGGAGGTTCGCCATGTCCGATTCTTCCACTACTCGCCTCTTACCAACAACAGAATCAATTTCTTCAACTGCCTTGTCCATAATGGTTGGATGATTGATCAGTTCTGCTATTGCCCACTCTGTTGTTATTGCTGCTGTATCAGTTCCAGCAGCAAATATGTCCTGTCAAATAATTATCAGGTCGGCCAGCTACCTAGTtctttacaacaacaacatacccagaccttatccctaccttgtgaggacAGAGAGGCTTTTCCAATAGATCCGGAGCTACCTAGCTCTTTGTGTTAAGAATTAAATTTAAAAAGcaactatatatataaaaaagtcCTTATCTTCTATTTCTGAGAATATTTACATTTGTCTCATTACTTGGGCCGGCAAGCTGTTTGAAACCATCATAGCAAATTTCAGATGCGCGACCGATCTCGTCTTCAATAGGCTTGAACATTGACGAAATTACAGCTCCATGTATTTTAAACATTTGGTCACTCTCATGTTTGTTAGTATTTTGCCCtgaatttatattatattatgacTCTCTTTGCCCTGAATTTCTATTCTATTACGActctttttcttaaattttgtccTGAATTTCTATTCTATATCTTTCTTGAAGGTAGGAAAAAAGACTCTTAAAAGAAATAAATCTCCTTAATATGCCTTATTCTTTTCGCAATGTAGTCACTAAATAGTTGTTTAGGGAATTTTTCTCTCAAtagcttttatatttttatactagtttttatacgtaggtcaattgaccaaAACTATCATATTTTAGTATAATTCTTTTGTCGTCTAATTATTGTCCACTAAGTTTTGTATTGTTAGATTTTGCATGCACCATGTTCAACAATCTTCACATGGATGTTTGAAAatttaatatacatatatatagtagGTAAAGTTTAGTGATTTAAAGTTGTGTTACGTATATATAGTAGGTAAAGTATGGTAACTATAGTCTATTGCTATAGTGGATAAATCAATATACGATGAAATCGAGAAACTTACAAGTATGAAAGCCTTGATGTTTTCTCTAGTCAATGTCAGCTCAGAGTCTTGGTCCTCTGCTATATCAAGTAGAATATGAAGCAGATCTTTCACTAGTCCATCCTTACTTAGACTATTTGTCTTCCTTCTTGTTTCTTGGTGTTCATTTATGATTCTCTCCATCATCTCATCAAACCTTCTATGCACATCTTTTGTCCTTTTCCCAAATCCCTGCAAATCCAAATTCTTACAGAACCAAATATAATCAGACAGATTAAATTTTCCAGTTAGTTCAGCAATCTCTTGAACTAACTTCCTCATACTCCCAGCTTCCTCTTCATCTTCAGAACACCTTTCGCTCATTAACATTCTCGATATCACATTATTCGACGCCCTCAACAGCTCAGCTTCAATATCAACAGCTACACCATCCTTCGCCTTTTGCAAAAGCAACTCAACAAAACACTTTATTTCGTCGCGCCTTACTGGAAGAAGCATGTCCAATGTCCGACCACCTAGGAGCTCGGACATGCATATTTTCTTCATGAACTTCCAGTAAACCCCGTAAGGCGCAAACGAGAAGTCTTGCGAGCCATAAGTTAAGTAATCGACAACAGCTGTCTGTGGCCGATTTAGGAACGAATTTTCATGAGTTTTGAGTACTTGTTTGGCAATTTCAGGTGATGAAACTACAACACAAGGGACAGAGCCAAGTTTTATATGGATCAAAGGTCCGTAACGGTTGGAGAGTTTGTGAAGTGCTTGGTGAGGAATTGGAGATAAGAGGTGCAAGTGACCAATTATGGGTAAACCAAATGGGCTAGGAGGAAGATTTTGACTAGTGGATTTTTTACGGAATACAACATATTTGAGAAATAAGGTAGAAGATAGCCATATAAGAAATAGCATCAAGTAGCCTTGGATTTCTGCCATTTTCTTCAGAAAATTGAATAGTCTGACTTTGCGTTTTTGGTTTTGCACcaatttatataatcaaaaaagTATGACTTTTTCAAATCTCCTATGCACTAATTTGATAGGTAAGGACATAATCTGATCGTGCCAATTAAACCACTTAATTTATAGCAAGGAAATTACATAGTACTAGTAATTTTTAGAAACTATGAAGTACGCAACACTCCCGGCACTTCTTTATCTTGATTCcaagaataaaattaaaatttaacaatgAAGGCCGGCATTGACACATTCTCAGGGAGCTAAATTTGTCTGAGTTTTTTTGTCTCCTTCCTTGCTGAGATTCTTATGGATCAAAGCTATTACGCTTTTCTGCATTATTTACTAAAACAAatcatctcttcttcttctttttttaactaAAAGCAGTGATCTCCTTATTTATTATTCTAGCAAATTCACCGTTCAAATCAATCGTTAATcatttaaagattaaataaaatatattgctAAGAAACATTACATGACTTGTTCTGTGACTTTATTCATGTTGTCTAAAGATTACTACTTTCGCAGGAGCATGTCCTGTGGGTATTTGCAGAGATATTCAATTTTGGGGTGGCCATTTAAGTTATATGAGCATTGCACAAAAAATTGTAAAATTTAGCAATTGGAATTTGAAATAGCTCGATCTCTTCAATACAACATCAGAAATCAAATCTTAAGAAAGATACGGGTTCGAGCCCCGTCAGTCCCAacagattaaataaatatatcaattcaTCTCTCGCGGTACTCATTAGCGAGCGTCTGGTGACCAACGACAAGAGATGATAAATAAGCGCTCTTGCCAAAGAAGGGAAAAGATTCTTCAAGTGTCTCAGGTCCTAGAAGTGCATGATAAATTATTGGCCtaagtgaagtttgttttgataattgacaaaggaactcaagcatgaaccaggtccatacacTGTGTATACATACAGGGCAGATTCAAGCACAAGGCATGCACGTGAAGAAGATAAGCTTAAGTaattatatctgatatctcctgaacAAAAAGGTTgtataattgataaggagaaagattcctta
Proteins encoded in this window:
- the LOC107800721 gene encoding cytochrome P450 93A3-like — encoded protein: MAEIQGYLMLFLIWLSSTLFLKYVVFRKKSTSQNLPPSPFGLPIIGHLHLLSPIPHQALHKLSNRYGPLIHIKLGSVPCVVVSSPEIAKQVLKTHENSFLNRPQTAVVDYLTYGSQDFSFAPYGVYWKFMKKICMSELLGGRTLDMLLPVRRDEIKCFVELLLQKAKDGVAVDIEAELLRASNNVISRMLMSERCSEDEEEAGSMRKLVQEIAELTGKFNLSDYIWFCKNLDLQGFGKRTKDVHRRFDEMMERIINEHQETRRKTNSLSKDGLVKDLLHILLDIAEDQDSELTLTRENIKAFILDIFAAGTDTAAITTEWAIAELINHPTIMDKAVEEIDSVVGKRRVVEESDMANLPYLEAIVKETLRLHPTGPMIIRESTEDCCIGGYLVPGNTRLLVNTWAINRDPQYWENPLEFLPERFLKDQLDVRGQHYHFLPFGSGRRGCPGTSMALQLVQTSLAAMIQCFEWKVSGKVDMEEAPGITLPRANPLVCVPLTRLTPFPSM
- the LOC107800722 gene encoding protein LEAD-SENSITIVE 1-like: MGLLSNRIGMSSLKPGDHIYSWRAAYIYAHHGIYIGDNKVIHFTRRGQEVGTGTILDHILVSSIPNRSPVPCTNCTPPSEGHGVVSSCLDCFLAGGILYRFEYAVSPAVFLAKARGGTCTLAVSDPDDIVVHRANYLLTNGFGCYNVFKNNCEDFAIYCKTGLLVVDQSTMGQSGQAVSIIGGPLAAVMSTPLRLVTTNVYGMVATAVGVYCASRYAADIGMRTDVMKVSAEDLTTRLTTGLLQVVEPNLAALPPTVS